One genomic segment of Brevibacillus laterosporus LMG 15441 includes these proteins:
- a CDS encoding SWIM zinc finger family protein, with protein sequence MTDFSIQFEQLIARCTEEFLIKHANKGLYNRAVKDMEKGLQVAFTFEADQVVCKLEDDIVCHVKADMNSHVCSCPSEKICKHIIMALLSYKQNYETKVEAKPADFSWLFTKPLGEIYDQFTEAQVEEVLFRISYAEELEIGESSFLTIKMSWQDVEVSFMDEADIRKSICSCKQKESCIHRLEAILRYRAIHQVIDDSWYQTNKQINYSLDVVQDSKQIITEIISLGLAKLPETICARLEVLAIAAHNGQLAQLEKDMRNIHGQVTLFFQRHIRFSQKAFLEKLTSTYLRTVALEKEQSQEQLRQVIGRFKSRYYIIPRLRLYALGANPWATRSSYKGITYYFYCTDDKKIYSYTDSRPVYYEGIEFHFKEQYGQRSPWGREWRMNDLSRSQLELRACKVNREQRISSSEETLLALKSRESIENVDLGDFLIHNWNERHARDQHMALFQGRQEQLAIIQVSKVNGSTYEQGTQNFIFTVNDQKGNELVMTIPYNQEWEKTIPFLEKDKKFLELRDFYIFAHVYEQHIYPISFLKGEAVTNLKLDF encoded by the coding sequence ATGACAGATTTTTCAATTCAATTTGAGCAACTTATAGCGCGTTGTACAGAAGAATTTTTGATCAAGCATGCGAACAAAGGCTTATATAATCGTGCCGTGAAGGATATGGAAAAAGGGTTACAGGTGGCATTTACGTTTGAAGCTGATCAGGTGGTCTGTAAGCTAGAAGACGATATTGTATGTCATGTAAAAGCTGATATGAATAGCCATGTCTGTAGCTGTCCCTCAGAGAAAATCTGTAAACATATCATAATGGCTCTCTTATCCTATAAGCAAAATTATGAGACGAAGGTAGAAGCGAAGCCTGCCGATTTTTCGTGGCTTTTTACCAAGCCCTTGGGTGAAATATACGATCAGTTTACGGAAGCACAGGTGGAGGAGGTTCTGTTTCGGATTTCCTATGCAGAGGAGCTAGAGATAGGAGAGAGTTCGTTCCTTACCATAAAAATGAGCTGGCAGGACGTAGAGGTTTCTTTTATGGATGAGGCAGATATACGGAAGAGCATTTGTAGCTGTAAACAAAAAGAAAGCTGTATTCATAGATTAGAAGCGATTCTTAGGTATAGAGCAATACATCAGGTGATTGATGATTCGTGGTATCAAACAAATAAACAAATCAATTACTCGTTGGACGTGGTGCAGGATAGCAAGCAGATCATAACGGAAATCATTAGTCTGGGCTTGGCTAAATTACCTGAGACGATTTGTGCAAGATTAGAAGTTTTAGCCATTGCAGCGCATAATGGGCAGTTAGCACAATTGGAAAAGGATATGAGAAATATCCATGGACAAGTAACGCTGTTTTTTCAGCGGCATATCCGTTTTTCTCAAAAAGCATTTCTCGAAAAGCTAACAAGTACCTATTTACGTACGGTTGCCTTAGAAAAAGAACAAAGTCAGGAGCAACTACGACAGGTAATTGGGCGTTTTAAAAGTAGATATTACATAATTCCCAGATTGCGACTATATGCGCTGGGAGCGAATCCGTGGGCGACCCGATCCTCCTATAAAGGGATTACCTATTACTTTTACTGCACAGATGATAAAAAGATATATAGCTATACGGATTCGAGACCTGTTTATTATGAAGGAATCGAATTTCACTTTAAAGAACAGTATGGGCAGAGATCTCCTTGGGGAAGAGAGTGGAGGATGAATGATTTATCTCGATCTCAGCTTGAGCTACGAGCATGTAAAGTAAATCGGGAGCAACGCATCTCTTCAAGTGAGGAAACGCTGTTAGCATTAAAATCAAGAGAATCCATTGAGAATGTGGATTTGGGGGATTTCCTTATTCATAATTGGAACGAAAGGCACGCTAGAGATCAGCATATGGCTTTATTTCAGGGCAGACAGGAGCAATTGGCTATCATACAAGTAAGCAAGGTAAACGGCTCGACCTATGAACAAGGAACGCAAAATTTTATCTTTACTGTCAATGATCAGAAGGGCAATGAGCTTGTGATGACGATCCCCTATAACCAGGAATGGGAAAAGACGATTCCTTTTTTAGAGAAGGATAAGAAATTTTTAGAGCTTCGTGATTTTTATATATTTGCTCACGTTTATGAACAGCATATCTATCCAATCAGCTTTTTAAAAGGCGAGGCAGTGACCAATCTGAAGCTGGATTTTTAG